In one Bacillus sp. PK3_68 genomic region, the following are encoded:
- a CDS encoding LL-diaminopimelate aminotransferase, translating to MLAFHYSKRMEKFGSSIFSELKSFKVKQEAEGKELIDLSLGSPDLPPADVIRHELAARAAEPSSYGYTLSGTKAFYEAAARYYKRVYGVTLNPQTEIVHAMGSQEGLVHLPLVFADPGDVVLVTDPGYTAYETGLAVAGAEPFYMPLLKENRFLPDLTAIPNEVAEKAKLMILNYPGNPIAGEADEQFFNDVIAFAKKHQIVVLHDGAYSEFYFDDTKPLSFLSVPGAKEVGIEINSLSKSFSLAGARIAYIAGNEDIIKAITQLKSNLDYGIFAPIQAAAITAFDHAEKISQQVRSVFERRRNLFINELSTIGWNVDRPSGGMFIWAEIPAGWTSKEFAFYCIEKAGVVMVPGNAFGPSGEGYVRIALVQPEEQLIKAARNLQVIFAPVS from the coding sequence ATCTTGGCGTTTCATTATTCAAAGCGAATGGAAAAGTTCGGTTCATCTATTTTTAGTGAGTTAAAATCATTTAAAGTCAAGCAGGAAGCAGAAGGAAAAGAACTCATCGATTTAAGCTTAGGAAGTCCCGACCTCCCGCCAGCGGATGTTATCCGCCATGAGCTTGCTGCCCGAGCTGCTGAGCCTTCCAGCTATGGGTATACTCTCTCAGGCACGAAAGCATTTTATGAGGCAGCCGCTCGCTATTATAAACGGGTATACGGGGTTACCTTAAACCCTCAAACAGAAATTGTTCATGCGATGGGCTCCCAAGAAGGACTTGTCCATTTACCGCTCGTATTTGCTGATCCTGGAGATGTCGTTCTTGTCACAGATCCTGGGTATACCGCCTATGAAACCGGATTAGCTGTAGCGGGAGCGGAGCCTTTTTACATGCCATTGCTTAAAGAAAACCGCTTTCTTCCTGATTTAACCGCTATTCCAAATGAGGTTGCTGAAAAAGCAAAACTGATGATTTTAAACTACCCCGGCAATCCGATTGCTGGCGAAGCAGATGAGCAATTTTTCAACGACGTCATCGCTTTTGCTAAAAAACATCAGATTGTCGTTCTTCATGACGGAGCTTATTCAGAATTTTATTTTGATGATACAAAACCGCTCAGCTTTTTGAGTGTGCCAGGCGCCAAAGAGGTCGGCATTGAAATTAATTCGCTTTCTAAAAGCTTTAGCCTGGCTGGAGCCCGCATCGCTTATATTGCTGGCAATGAGGATATTATTAAAGCAATCACTCAATTAAAGTCTAATTTAGATTACGGCATATTCGCCCCGATTCAAGCTGCGGCCATCACCGCCTTCGATCATGCCGAGAAAATCAGCCAGCAGGTCCGCTCCGTTTTTGAGCGGCGGCGTAACCTATTCATCAATGAGTTGAGCACTATCGGCTGGAATGTTGACCGTCCATCAGGCGGCATGTTTATTTGGGCCGAAATACCGGCAGGCTGGACTTCCAAAGAGTTTGCTTTTTACTGTATTGAAAAAGCCGGTGTCGTTATGGTGCCGGGAAATGCTTTTGGCCCTTCCGGAGAGGGCTATGTGCGAATCGCCCTTGTTCAGCCGGAAGAGCAATTAATAAAAGCGGCAAGAAATTTGCAAGTCATTTTTGCTCCTGTCTCCTGA
- a CDS encoding phospholipase D family protein has protein sequence MDKKRTRKQILIIIFLSIYAVTMLGNVYKPLPKHVSYESPVYQVGEDQVNFYYNLSGKRKEGKIFTEQIFKRTLEIIDEADQFIVLDFFLFNSYHNKNQQFPKITEKLTRALIEKKKKNPDIDIILISDEVNTSYNSHKAPEFEMLKKNGIKVVLTDVQPLRDSTPLYSGVWRMFFQWFGDKGKGWLPNALAETAPDMTVRSYLKLFNVKANHRKTIATEKTTLISSGNPHDASAYFANTAYEVREALMNDLLVSEKAAADTRRKITFPEPVHQQTGKGNMYVQLLTEGKIAKAAKREITKAKKGEEIWLAMFYLADRDMVDALAEAANRGVKVNLILDTNKNSFGKKKTGLPNIPISEELLEDSHGKIHIRWFAPEPEQFHTKMIYIKKKKSSTIISGSANYTSRNLNNFNLETNVKITGPHSAAVIAETERYFQQIWNNEGAEYTTNYKIHYEKTAGIKRVVYTLQKLLHLTTY, from the coding sequence ATGGACAAAAAGAGAACGAGAAAGCAGATTTTGATTATTATTTTTCTAAGCATTTATGCAGTCACCATGCTGGGCAATGTGTATAAGCCGCTTCCCAAGCATGTATCATATGAAAGCCCTGTTTACCAGGTAGGGGAAGATCAGGTGAATTTTTATTATAATTTGTCTGGAAAGAGAAAAGAGGGGAAGATATTTACTGAACAAATATTTAAAAGAACACTGGAGATTATTGATGAGGCTGACCAATTTATCGTATTGGACTTTTTCCTCTTTAATTCCTATCATAATAAAAATCAACAATTTCCTAAAATAACAGAGAAGCTCACTAGAGCCCTGATTGAGAAAAAAAAGAAAAACCCGGATATAGACATCATTCTTATCTCCGATGAAGTGAATACATCCTATAATTCTCACAAGGCACCTGAATTTGAAATGCTGAAGAAAAATGGCATAAAAGTTGTTTTAACCGATGTTCAACCGCTGCGTGATTCCACCCCGCTTTATAGTGGAGTGTGGCGGATGTTTTTTCAATGGTTTGGCGACAAAGGAAAAGGATGGCTGCCCAATGCACTTGCGGAAACGGCACCGGATATGACGGTGCGTTCTTATTTGAAATTGTTTAACGTTAAAGCGAATCATCGGAAGACCATTGCCACAGAAAAAACAACGCTTATCAGTTCAGGCAATCCTCATGATGCGAGTGCATATTTTGCCAATACAGCCTACGAAGTGAGAGAAGCTTTAATGAATGATCTGCTCGTTTCAGAAAAGGCCGCGGCTGATACACGACGGAAAATTACTTTCCCGGAGCCTGTCCACCAACAGACCGGTAAAGGCAATATGTACGTACAGTTATTAACAGAGGGAAAAATTGCAAAAGCGGCCAAACGGGAAATAACAAAGGCGAAGAAAGGAGAAGAAATCTGGCTTGCGATGTTTTATCTTGCCGATCGTGACATGGTTGATGCTTTGGCGGAGGCGGCGAATAGAGGGGTAAAAGTGAACCTCATTTTAGATACGAACAAAAACTCGTTCGGTAAAAAGAAAACAGGATTGCCGAATATTCCAATCAGTGAAGAACTCCTGGAAGATTCTCACGGCAAGATCCATATTCGATGGTTTGCGCCAGAACCTGAGCAATTTCATACGAAAATGATTTATATAAAAAAGAAGAAGAGCAGCACGATTATTAGCGGTTCCGCCAATTATACATCAAGAAATTTGAACAACTTTAATTTGGAGACAAATGTAAAGATAACAGGCCCTCATTCGGCTGCTGTCATAGCGGAAACAGAACGTTATTTTCAGCAGATTTGGAACAACGAAGGGGCAGAATATACAACGAATTATAAAATACATTATGAAAAAACAGCAGGAATCAAGAGGGTAGTATATACACTACAGAAGCTTTTGCATTTAACCACATATTAA
- a CDS encoding DUF1657 domain-containing protein, protein MTVISDLKQTMSGLKSAQASLEGFALATENQQAKQLFQTAAQQTQSVIDALQPRITEVENEEPQYKNS, encoded by the coding sequence ATGACAGTAATTAGTGATTTAAAGCAAACGATGTCCGGATTAAAAAGTGCCCAAGCAAGCCTCGAGGGATTTGCTTTAGCTACAGAAAACCAACAGGCGAAGCAATTATTCCAAACGGCTGCTCAACAAACCCAGTCGGTAATAGATGCTCTTCAGCCGCGCATCACTGAAGTAGAAAATGAAGAACCGCAATACAAAAATAGTTAA